In Luteibacter mycovicinus, a genomic segment contains:
- a CDS encoding paraquat-inducible protein A, protein MNAPPRAVDMGIMSCHVCRLVTAYTDDKHAHCPRCGSPLHGRKHASVSRSWALLLAAAMFYIPANIFPIMRTQSLSSKDDNTILSGIIELWRAGSPGLAVIVFTASIIVPMLKFIIMGYLLVSVQRSSDMVARQRSKLYRFVELIGYWSMLDVFVVAILSALVHFKILSRVEPLPGVVYFGIVVVLTMLAAMSFDPRLIWDKRKSQ, encoded by the coding sequence ATGAACGCGCCACCCCGGGCCGTGGACATGGGCATCATGTCCTGCCACGTCTGCCGACTGGTCACCGCCTATACCGACGACAAGCACGCCCATTGCCCTCGTTGCGGCAGCCCGTTGCACGGTCGTAAACACGCCAGCGTCTCCCGGTCTTGGGCCCTGCTGCTGGCCGCCGCGATGTTCTACATCCCGGCCAACATCTTCCCGATCATGCGCACGCAGAGCCTGTCCTCGAAAGACGACAACACCATCCTCAGCGGCATCATCGAGCTGTGGCGGGCCGGGTCGCCGGGCTTGGCGGTCATCGTCTTCACGGCGAGCATCATCGTCCCCATGCTCAAGTTCATCATCATGGGCTACCTGCTCGTCTCGGTTCAGCGATCGAGCGACATGGTGGCCCGCCAGCGGTCGAAGCTGTATCGCTTCGTCGAGCTGATCGGGTACTGGTCGATGCTCGACGTTTTCGTCGTCGCGATCCTGTCCGCGCTGGTGCATTTCAAGATACTGAGCCGCGTCGAGCCCCTGCCCGGCGTGGTGTATTTCGGCATCGTCGTCGTGCTGACGATGCTGGCGGCCATGAGTTTCGATCCCAGGTTGATCTGGGACAAAAGGAAATCGCAATGA
- a CDS encoding ester cyclase has translation MSESDTLRDLYRAYIDCLNRRAWPELGRHVHDDVRYNGECVGLPGYRAMLERDVRDIPDLRFDIAFVMAEPPHIACRLRFDVTPAGRFMGVAVDGRRIAFNENVFYRFEAGRIVDVWSVIDKAAIEAQLA, from the coding sequence ATGAGTGAATCCGACACGCTTCGCGACCTCTATCGCGCGTACATCGACTGCCTCAATCGGCGTGCATGGCCCGAACTCGGTCGACACGTGCATGACGACGTGCGCTACAACGGCGAGTGCGTCGGCCTGCCGGGCTACCGGGCGATGCTCGAGCGCGACGTTCGCGACATCCCCGACCTGCGGTTCGACATCGCGTTCGTGATGGCGGAGCCACCGCATATCGCCTGCCGTTTGCGCTTCGACGTGACGCCCGCGGGCCGGTTCATGGGCGTCGCGGTCGATGGTCGGCGAATCGCTTTCAACGAAAACGTCTTCTATCGATTCGAGGCCGGCCGAATCGTCGACGTCTGGTCGGTGATCGACAAGGCGGCCATCGAAGCGCAATTGGCGTGA
- the trxA gene encoding thioredoxin, which yields MSSAPTRSEHVFDATTAGFETDVIQASLETPILVDLWAEWCGPCKSLGPILEKLAGEFNGAFRLAKIDVDAEQQLAAMFGVRSIPTVILISGGQVVDGFAGALPEGQIREFLTKHGVQPAEAANDDVAADVAPPETAEDAINRLQQAIAAEPDRAELKLDLALALMRAGQVQPAQAELDALPANLATDARAVRLRSQLELARALEGAPPLEALRERVQTNDNDWEARDLLGVRLLIEGDSAAGLDQFLDILKRQRDWQDGQAKKRLLAAFATLDDAALVSVYRRKMASLVF from the coding sequence GTGAGCAGTGCCCCGACCCGCAGTGAACACGTCTTCGACGCGACCACCGCCGGTTTCGAGACCGACGTCATCCAGGCCTCGCTCGAAACGCCGATCCTCGTGGACCTCTGGGCCGAATGGTGCGGCCCCTGCAAGTCGCTGGGCCCGATCCTCGAAAAGCTGGCGGGCGAGTTCAACGGCGCTTTCCGCCTGGCCAAGATCGACGTGGACGCCGAGCAGCAGCTGGCCGCCATGTTCGGCGTGCGCAGCATCCCCACGGTGATCCTCATCAGCGGCGGGCAGGTCGTCGACGGTTTCGCCGGCGCGCTGCCGGAAGGCCAGATTCGCGAATTCCTGACCAAGCACGGCGTCCAGCCGGCGGAAGCCGCCAATGACGACGTCGCCGCGGACGTGGCCCCGCCGGAAACCGCCGAGGACGCGATCAACCGCCTGCAGCAGGCGATCGCCGCCGAGCCCGACCGCGCGGAGCTGAAGCTCGATCTCGCGCTGGCCCTGATGCGGGCCGGTCAGGTGCAGCCGGCACAGGCGGAGCTCGATGCCCTGCCCGCCAACCTCGCCACCGATGCCCGGGCCGTCCGCCTGCGCAGCCAGCTCGAGCTGGCTCGTGCGCTCGAGGGCGCCCCGCCGCTCGAGGCCCTGCGCGAGCGCGTGCAGACCAACGACAACGACTGGGAAGCCCGCGACCTGCTCGGCGTGCGTCTGCTGATCGAAGGCGATAGTGCTGCTGGCCTCGACCAGTTCCTCGACATCCTCAAGCGCCAGCGCGACTGGCAGGACGGCCAGGCAAAGAAGCGCCTGCTCGCCGCCTTCGCCACCCTCGACGACGCGGCGCTGGTCAGCGTCTACCGGCGGAAGATGGCGTCGCTGGTCTTCTGA
- a CDS encoding paraquat-inducible protein A — protein sequence MRKGQDLIICEHCDSVYRKRPLARGQVSDCVVCGAVLDRHQWLSVDGQFALIVASLIVFVIANVSPIVTLGLSGMTAATTLWGAVIAMWQDGAQIVAVLTALTLFFFPLAQIMIFGWVLFFARDGRRAPGFSRAMSSLVRVKPWSMIEVFMLGTLVAVVKAHTYFDVVTGPGIWAFGFLTLLITVFSTHDPRHLWDVTKDANA from the coding sequence ATGCGTAAGGGTCAGGACCTCATCATCTGCGAGCATTGCGACTCCGTTTACCGGAAGCGTCCGCTGGCCCGTGGACAGGTTTCCGACTGCGTCGTCTGCGGGGCCGTGCTCGATCGCCATCAGTGGCTGAGCGTGGATGGCCAGTTCGCCCTGATCGTCGCCTCCCTTATCGTTTTCGTCATCGCCAACGTGTCACCGATCGTTACCCTGGGTCTTTCGGGGATGACCGCCGCGACCACCTTATGGGGCGCGGTGATCGCCATGTGGCAGGACGGGGCGCAGATCGTCGCGGTGCTGACGGCGCTGACCCTGTTCTTCTTCCCGCTGGCCCAGATCATGATCTTCGGCTGGGTGCTGTTCTTCGCCCGCGACGGTCGGCGGGCGCCGGGGTTCTCCCGGGCCATGTCGTCGCTGGTCCGGGTCAAGCCCTGGAGCATGATCGAGGTCTTCATGCTCGGCACACTGGTCGCCGTGGTCAAGGCACACACCTATTTCGACGTGGTCACGGGGCCGGGTATCTGGGCGTTTGGCTTCCTCACCCTGCTGATCACGGTCTTCTCCACCCACGATCCGCGCCACCTGTGGGATGTCACGAAGGACGCCAACGCATGA
- a CDS encoding PqiC family protein, which produces MIRTFRLATAVTLLGTLAACSSAPTHFHTLIPPSAALASAAAPFVIDVQAVAVPPQVDQPALVLRQGASGIAVLDGERWASPLGDEIRGALAADLSTRLGTHDVHGLPRAKDSKVVRVQFDVRRFDSEVGGNATLEASWSVRAADAASTCASRVSEPAGSTYDSLVDAHQRALAKAADQVAAAVRAVAAGQAGACQ; this is translated from the coding sequence ATGATCCGCACATTCCGCCTCGCCACCGCCGTCACCCTGCTGGGCACGCTAGCCGCGTGCTCTTCGGCGCCCACGCATTTCCATACGCTGATCCCGCCGTCCGCGGCGCTGGCGTCCGCCGCCGCCCCGTTCGTCATCGACGTACAGGCGGTGGCCGTCCCGCCGCAGGTCGACCAGCCGGCCCTGGTGCTCCGTCAGGGTGCCAGCGGCATCGCCGTGCTCGACGGCGAACGCTGGGCGTCGCCACTGGGCGACGAAATCCGCGGTGCCCTCGCGGCCGACCTGTCGACGCGCCTCGGTACCCACGATGTCCATGGACTGCCCCGCGCCAAGGACAGCAAGGTCGTCCGCGTGCAGTTCGATGTCCGTCGTTTCGATTCGGAGGTGGGCGGCAATGCCACCCTCGAGGCCAGCTGGTCGGTCCGCGCCGCCGATGCCGCCAGCACCTGCGCTTCCCGCGTCAGCGAGCCGGCCGGCAGCACCTACGACAGCCTGGTCGACGCCCACCAGCGCGCGCTGGCCAAGGCCGCCGACCAGGTCGCGGCGGCCGTCAGGGCCGTGGCGGCGGGGCAGGCGGGGGCTTGCCAATAA
- the leuS gene encoding leucine--tRNA ligase, whose protein sequence is MQDTQDQGTREQGGYTPAAVETAAQHFWNETRAFEVVEDAGKPKFYCLSMLPYPSGALHMGHVRNYTIGDVISRFQRQQGKNVLQPMGWDAFGLPAENAAIKNNTAPAKWTYKNIDHMREQLKRMGFAYDWTREVTTCRPEYYRWEQQMFTRLMKKGLVYRKNSVVNWDPVDQTVLANEQVIDGKGWRSGAVVEKREIPQWFLKITAYAQELLDGLDTLPGWPDAVKTMQRNWLGRSEGLEITFDVDGQAEPLTVFTTRPDTLMGVSYLAVAAEHAIARRAAEGNPGLAEFIESCKAGGVSEAELETQEKRGYYTGIDATHPLTGEKVPVWVANFVLMGYGTGAVMAVPGHDERDWEFAQKYSLPIKMVVVDRGVVDAVAELRRDLAADGTDTVQNALDGGSSDAYQSAAAVETIKTFETSIQTAGAYTDYGTLINSGEFDGLEFREAFEAISAKLAAAGRGERRVNWRIRDWGVSRQRYWGCPIPVIYCPNCDAVPVPEDQLPVVLPEDVAFSGVQSPIKADPEWRKTTCPNCGGPAERETDTFDTFMESSWYPARYTSPGADAMVDERVNYWMPVDQYIGGIEHAILHLLYFRFYHKLMRDEGLVNSDEPATNLLCQGMVIAETYFRKADDGRLTWFNPADVDVQRDERARIVGAILRTDGEPVEIGGIEKMAKSKNNGVDPQSMVEKYGADTVRLFSMFAAPPDQSLEWNEAGVEGMARFLRRLWRDVSAHAEAAAGDQGDNPAGESVRKTVRRQLHETIQKVTDDIARRQSFNTAIAALMELLNALSKFDDASVAGRALRQEAFTAIVQLINPFTPHLSHALWQVLGHGETLVEDAGWPAVDPAALVRDSLTYAVQVNGKLRATIEVPASASKDEAETMARAEPAVARLLEGQTVRKVIVVPGKIVNIVAG, encoded by the coding sequence ATGCAGGACACCCAAGACCAGGGCACGCGCGAGCAGGGCGGTTATACGCCGGCCGCCGTCGAGACCGCCGCCCAGCACTTCTGGAATGAAACGCGTGCCTTCGAAGTCGTCGAAGACGCCGGCAAGCCGAAGTTCTACTGCCTCTCGATGCTGCCGTACCCCTCCGGCGCGCTGCACATGGGCCATGTCCGCAATTACACGATCGGCGACGTGATCAGCCGTTTCCAGCGCCAGCAGGGCAAGAACGTGCTCCAGCCCATGGGCTGGGATGCGTTCGGTCTGCCCGCTGAAAACGCCGCGATCAAGAACAACACCGCGCCGGCGAAGTGGACGTACAAGAACATCGATCACATGCGCGAGCAGCTCAAGCGCATGGGCTTCGCGTACGACTGGACCCGCGAGGTCACCACCTGCCGTCCGGAGTACTACCGCTGGGAACAGCAGATGTTTACCCGGCTGATGAAGAAAGGCCTGGTGTATCGCAAGAACAGCGTCGTCAACTGGGACCCGGTCGACCAGACCGTGCTTGCCAACGAGCAGGTCATCGACGGCAAGGGATGGCGCTCGGGCGCCGTGGTCGAGAAACGCGAGATCCCCCAGTGGTTCCTGAAGATCACCGCTTACGCGCAGGAGCTGCTGGACGGCCTGGACACGCTGCCGGGCTGGCCCGACGCGGTCAAGACGATGCAGCGCAACTGGCTGGGTCGCTCCGAAGGCCTGGAAATCACCTTCGACGTCGACGGTCAGGCTGAGCCGCTGACGGTGTTCACCACGCGTCCGGATACCCTCATGGGCGTCTCGTACCTGGCGGTCGCCGCCGAGCACGCGATCGCCAGGCGCGCCGCCGAGGGCAATCCCGGCCTCGCCGAATTCATCGAAAGCTGCAAGGCCGGCGGCGTGTCCGAGGCCGAGCTGGAAACACAGGAAAAGCGCGGCTACTACACGGGCATCGATGCCACGCATCCGCTCACGGGCGAGAAGGTGCCCGTGTGGGTCGCCAACTTCGTTCTGATGGGCTACGGCACCGGCGCCGTGATGGCCGTGCCCGGTCACGACGAGCGCGACTGGGAGTTCGCCCAGAAGTATTCGCTGCCGATCAAGATGGTCGTCGTGGATCGTGGCGTCGTCGACGCCGTCGCCGAGCTCAGGCGCGACCTCGCCGCCGACGGCACCGACACCGTGCAGAACGCGCTGGACGGCGGTTCGTCGGACGCTTACCAGTCCGCGGCCGCGGTCGAGACGATCAAGACCTTCGAAACCAGCATCCAGACGGCCGGCGCCTATACGGATTACGGCACGCTGATCAACTCGGGCGAGTTCGACGGCCTGGAATTCAGGGAAGCGTTCGAAGCCATCTCGGCGAAGCTGGCTGCGGCGGGTCGTGGCGAGCGCCGGGTCAACTGGCGCATCCGCGACTGGGGCGTCAGCCGCCAGCGCTACTGGGGCTGCCCGATTCCGGTGATCTACTGCCCGAACTGCGACGCCGTGCCGGTCCCCGAGGATCAGTTGCCCGTGGTGCTGCCCGAGGACGTCGCGTTCTCCGGCGTGCAGTCGCCGATCAAGGCGGACCCGGAATGGCGCAAGACCACCTGCCCGAACTGCGGCGGTCCGGCCGAGCGCGAGACGGATACGTTCGATACCTTCATGGAATCCAGCTGGTATCCGGCGCGATACACCAGCCCGGGTGCCGACGCCATGGTCGACGAACGCGTCAATTACTGGATGCCGGTCGACCAGTACATCGGCGGCATCGAGCACGCGATCCTGCATCTGCTGTATTTCCGCTTCTACCACAAGCTCATGCGTGACGAGGGCCTGGTGAACAGCGACGAGCCGGCCACCAACCTGCTCTGCCAGGGCATGGTCATCGCCGAAACCTACTTCCGCAAGGCGGACGACGGTCGCCTGACCTGGTTCAACCCGGCGGACGTGGACGTGCAGCGCGACGAGCGCGCGCGCATCGTGGGCGCGATCCTGCGCACCGATGGCGAGCCCGTGGAGATCGGCGGCATCGAGAAGATGGCCAAGTCGAAGAACAACGGTGTCGATCCGCAGTCGATGGTGGAGAAGTACGGCGCCGATACGGTGCGTCTGTTCTCGATGTTCGCCGCGCCGCCGGACCAGTCGCTGGAGTGGAACGAGGCGGGCGTGGAAGGTATGGCGCGCTTCCTGCGCCGCCTGTGGCGGGACGTCTCGGCTCACGCCGAGGCCGCCGCTGGCGATCAGGGCGATAACCCGGCCGGCGAGTCGGTGCGCAAGACCGTCCGTCGTCAGCTGCACGAAACGATCCAGAAAGTCACCGACGACATCGCCCGTCGCCAGTCCTTCAACACGGCGATCGCCGCGCTGATGGAGCTGCTGAACGCCCTGAGCAAGTTCGACGATGCCAGTGTCGCCGGTCGCGCGCTTCGCCAGGAGGCCTTCACGGCCATCGTCCAGCTGATCAACCCGTTCACCCCGCATCTGTCACATGCGCTGTGGCAGGTGCTGGGTCACGGCGAGACCCTGGTCGAGGACGCGGGCTGGCCCGCCGTCGACCCGGCCGCCCTG
- a CDS encoding DUF4442 domain-containing protein, producing the protein MKASTLRRIFNAWPPFLFAGIRVVKMDDYRYVRVKLRLAWYNRNYVRTHFGGNLFSMTDPFWMIMVLKSLGSEYIVWDQAGEIRFVAPGREDVFAEFRVDDALLDEIREMTADGEKHLRWFDTDIRTASGELVATVRKQLYVRRKRR; encoded by the coding sequence ATGAAAGCATCGACCCTGCGCCGCATCTTCAATGCCTGGCCGCCCTTCCTGTTCGCCGGCATCCGCGTGGTGAAGATGGACGACTACCGCTACGTCAGGGTGAAGCTCAGGCTTGCCTGGTACAACCGCAATTACGTGCGCACACACTTTGGCGGCAACCTGTTCTCGATGACCGATCCGTTCTGGATGATCATGGTGCTCAAGTCGCTCGGCAGCGAATACATCGTCTGGGACCAGGCTGGCGAAATCCGCTTCGTCGCGCCCGGTCGGGAAGATGTCTTCGCGGAGTTCCGTGTCGACGACGCGCTGCTCGATGAGATCCGCGAGATGACCGCCGACGGTGAGAAGCACCTGCGCTGGTTCGACACCGACATCCGCACCGCGTCGGGCGAGCTGGTCGCTACGGTCCGCAAGCAACTGTACGTGCGCCGCAAGCGGCGCTGA
- a CDS encoding intermembrane transport protein PqiB, with amino-acid sequence MSDTHEGNTPSPDELPQPEVRKSKLGFSLIWLVPIVAALVGISLLVSHALSAGPQITVTFLTAEGIEAGKTQVKYKNVVIGKVTTMRLSKDRTHISVVIDLEKDAKAFATKGTRYWVVRPRIGASGVSGIDTLLSGAFIGADAGDSEEDQADFTGLETPPAVTHGAPGRRFVLHSSDLGSLDIGSPVYYRRIQVGRIVSYELDKDGKGVSLQLFIDGPNDRFVSKDARFWNASGVDVSLGADGLKLNTQSIATVIAGGVAFQSAPGPHDETPADEMAEFTLFNDQQTALAPPDGKPLYIRMTFQHSLRGLAPDAPVEFLGVKVGRVVSVNLDYDPVNKTFPVVVGALVYPQRLGKADEKLRAAVGGNEEQQMPRILHGMVDHGLRAQARTGNLLTGQLYIAIDFDKKAPKVAFNESTKPLEVPTMAGDFDHLQEQISSIVDKVEKIPFDSIGKNLDGSLQELHGTLKQVNGELLPEAKKTLQGVNKTVGTANDALSEDSPLQQNIANTLEELQRTVRSVGALTDYLGRHPEALLRGRGADAPPKVILPSTPKQGKDVQP; translated from the coding sequence ATGAGCGACACCCACGAGGGAAACACGCCGTCTCCCGACGAACTTCCGCAGCCGGAGGTGCGCAAGTCCAAGCTGGGCTTCTCGCTCATCTGGCTGGTGCCGATCGTGGCCGCCCTGGTCGGTATCTCGCTGCTGGTCAGCCACGCGCTGTCCGCCGGCCCGCAGATCACCGTCACCTTTCTGACCGCCGAAGGCATCGAAGCGGGCAAGACACAGGTCAAGTACAAGAACGTGGTGATCGGTAAGGTCACCACGATGCGCCTGTCGAAGGACCGCACGCATATCTCGGTCGTAATCGACCTCGAGAAGGATGCGAAGGCCTTCGCGACCAAGGGCACCCGCTACTGGGTCGTGCGTCCGCGTATCGGGGCCAGCGGCGTGTCGGGCATCGACACGCTGCTTTCCGGCGCGTTCATCGGCGCCGACGCGGGCGACTCCGAGGAAGACCAGGCCGATTTCACCGGCCTCGAAACGCCGCCCGCCGTGACCCACGGCGCGCCAGGCCGTCGCTTCGTGCTTCATTCCTCGGATCTGGGCTCGCTGGACATCGGTTCGCCTGTCTATTACCGCCGCATCCAGGTCGGCCGCATCGTTTCCTATGAGCTCGACAAGGACGGTAAGGGCGTCTCCCTGCAGTTGTTCATCGACGGCCCCAACGATCGCTTCGTCAGCAAGGATGCTCGCTTCTGGAACGCCAGTGGCGTCGACGTGTCGCTGGGCGCCGACGGGCTCAAGCTCAACACGCAGTCGATCGCCACGGTGATCGCGGGCGGCGTGGCTTTCCAGTCCGCACCGGGTCCGCACGACGAGACGCCGGCCGACGAGATGGCCGAGTTCACCCTCTTCAACGACCAGCAGACCGCGCTGGCGCCGCCCGACGGCAAGCCGCTCTACATCCGGATGACCTTCCAGCACTCCCTGCGTGGCCTCGCACCGGATGCGCCGGTGGAATTCCTCGGGGTGAAGGTCGGCCGCGTGGTGTCGGTCAATCTCGACTACGACCCGGTCAACAAGACCTTCCCGGTGGTCGTGGGTGCCCTGGTATACCCGCAGCGCCTCGGCAAGGCCGACGAGAAACTGCGCGCGGCGGTGGGCGGCAACGAGGAGCAGCAGATGCCTCGCATCCTGCACGGCATGGTCGACCACGGGCTGCGCGCGCAGGCACGCACCGGCAACCTGCTCACCGGCCAGCTCTATATCGCGATCGACTTCGACAAGAAGGCGCCGAAGGTCGCGTTTAACGAAAGCACCAAGCCGCTCGAAGTACCCACGATGGCGGGCGATTTCGATCACCTGCAGGAGCAGATATCCAGCATTGTCGACAAGGTCGAGAAGATCCCGTTCGACTCGATCGGCAAGAATCTCGACGGCAGCCTGCAGGAGCTGCACGGCACGCTGAAGCAGGTCAACGGCGAGCTGTTGCCCGAGGCGAAGAAGACCCTGCAGGGTGTGAACAAGACGGTCGGCACGGCCAACGACGCGCTGTCCGAAGACTCGCCGCTGCAGCAGAACATTGCCAATACGCTCGAGGAGTTGCAGCGCACGGTACGTTCCGTGGGCGCGCTCACCGACTACCTCGGCCGTCACCCGGAAGCGCTGTTGCGCGGACGCGGTGCCGATGCGCCGCCGAAGGTCATCCTCCCGTCGACTCCGAAGCAGGGCAAGGACGTACAGCCATGA